A region from the Salidesulfovibrio onnuriiensis genome encodes:
- a CDS encoding radical SAM protein, whose protein sequence is MKPGYLSLHHSGELSVRASQAVSMLADCRCCPRECRVNRLEDERGFCGIGRKAVIASFNPHFGEESPLVGSHGSGTIFFAGCNLKCVFCQNYDISHDPDAGLAAEPEELAGVMLRLQQQGCHNINLVTPSHVVPQILEALPIAVEHGLRAPLVYNTSGYDSLEALKLLDGVVDIYMPDVKIWDAAQSRELLRTRDYPKRAKASVREMHRQVGDLRLDGGIAVAGLLVRHLVMPGDIAGTRQWMRFLAGLSRDTYVNIMDQYHPCGEAKKHPHINRTITPKEFQSALDQAKNSNIKRLDRRTADFFDQIFKNLH, encoded by the coding sequence ATGAAACCCGGCTACCTTTCCCTGCACCACTCCGGAGAACTCTCGGTCCGGGCCAGCCAGGCCGTGTCCATGCTGGCCGACTGCCGCTGCTGCCCGCGCGAATGCCGCGTGAACCGCCTGGAAGACGAACGGGGATTCTGCGGCATCGGCCGCAAGGCCGTGATCGCCAGTTTCAATCCCCATTTCGGCGAGGAAAGCCCGCTGGTGGGCAGCCACGGATCAGGCACCATCTTCTTTGCCGGATGCAACCTGAAATGCGTTTTCTGCCAGAATTACGACATCTCCCACGACCCGGACGCCGGATTGGCCGCCGAGCCCGAGGAGCTGGCCGGGGTCATGCTCAGGCTCCAGCAGCAAGGCTGCCACAACATCAACCTCGTGACCCCGTCCCACGTGGTCCCCCAGATCCTGGAGGCCCTGCCCATTGCCGTGGAGCACGGCCTGCGCGCGCCCCTGGTCTACAACACCAGCGGCTATGACTCGCTGGAAGCCCTGAAACTGCTGGACGGCGTGGTGGACATCTACATGCCGGACGTGAAGATATGGGACGCGGCCCAGTCCAGGGAACTGCTGCGGACTCGGGACTACCCGAAACGGGCCAAGGCCTCGGTAAGGGAAATGCACCGCCAGGTGGGGGACCTGCGCCTGGACGGGGGAATCGCCGTGGCCGGCCTGCTGGTGCGCCATCTGGTCATGCCGGGCGACATAGCGGGAACGCGCCAATGGATGCGCTTTCTGGCCGGTCTCTCGCGGGATACCTACGTGAACATCATGGACCAGTACCATCCCTGCGGCGAGGCAAAAAAGCATCCTCACATCAACCGGACCATTACCCCGAAAGAATTTCAATCGGCGCTCGACCAAGCCAAAAACTCCAATATCAAGCGCCTGGACCGAAGAACTGCTGATTTTTTCGATCAGATATTTAAAAATTTACATTAA
- a CDS encoding methyl-accepting chemotaxis protein gives MSIKYKILLPILPLVLFVGCFGYFLLTGKFDTLRYSFAEMVVGNTARTLALNTENAALRAQEEAALFSRMPAVVEAFRLAHGGNLDDERDPAAQQARETLRESLKPALSGYRESFGEQLQLHFHLPNGRSLVRLWRDKQAKRGGSWVDISDDISSFRQTVLDVNRDGKARRGIEPGRGGFAIRGLVAVRDAGGARLGSVEVLKNYGDVFKFFEKDMGKFFTLYMDASLLSTTTKLQDPKEYPVLDNAFVRVAGKANSAIDDSVTPAELRKAMREQVFTISGDYALAYIPVKDYQGRPIGVIALAQDISSQNAILDNAIMVVLAIFLCAVLIPILSVLGVLPFAVFRPLTKIRRFAEDVARGNLSSSVELKGNDEICRIHESVKQIPASISALISDCEETAEQVRKGVMNARGDAARYEGAYAELVGSVNALADTFTSIFDTLPFPMFTIDRDCNLQYVNRQTELCAGRQGSALLGSKCHDAFSTSDCRTSNCICDKAMRTVENQSGATQATTSDGVLEVKNYAIPLKDAKGGVSGAMEIVVDQTDVIESHRKMRRVANEAEQLSQRMTAAAEQLSAQVEGSRDGAEEQTRRTVETATAMEQMNSTVLEVAQNATHAAENTELTRKQAQEGSDIVVQVVSSVNDVQQLASLLKENMGELGRQADGIGRVMTVITDIADQTNLLALNAAIEAARAGDAGRGFAVVADEVRKLAEKTMLATKEVGESINAIQSVTQRNIAETDKVAGVVGNCTRLAETAGHSLVEIVDLSRNSADQVRGIATAAEEQSAASEQITRSTEEIHKISEDTRDAMSQAVQACSELSHIAHELNTLISDLSSE, from the coding sequence ATGAGTATCAAATATAAAATATTATTGCCGATTCTTCCGCTGGTGCTTTTCGTGGGATGTTTCGGCTATTTCCTGTTGACCGGAAAGTTCGACACTCTGCGCTATTCCTTTGCGGAAATGGTGGTGGGCAACACGGCCAGGACCCTGGCCCTGAACACGGAGAACGCCGCCTTGCGCGCCCAGGAGGAGGCCGCCCTGTTCAGTCGCATGCCCGCTGTCGTGGAGGCGTTCCGCCTGGCGCACGGCGGAAATCTCGACGACGAGAGGGACCCTGCGGCGCAGCAGGCCAGAGAGACCCTGCGCGAGTCCTTGAAGCCCGCCCTGTCCGGGTACCGGGAATCCTTCGGCGAGCAGCTGCAGCTCCATTTCCACCTGCCCAACGGCAGGAGCCTGGTGCGTCTGTGGCGCGACAAGCAGGCCAAGCGCGGCGGCAGCTGGGTGGATATTTCCGACGATATTTCCAGTTTCCGGCAGACCGTGCTGGATGTGAACCGGGACGGAAAGGCCAGGCGCGGCATCGAGCCGGGCAGGGGTGGCTTTGCCATCCGGGGCCTGGTCGCGGTCAGGGATGCCGGCGGCGCCCGGCTGGGTTCCGTGGAGGTGCTCAAAAATTACGGCGACGTCTTCAAGTTCTTTGAAAAGGACATGGGAAAGTTCTTCACCCTCTACATGGACGCCTCCCTGCTTTCCACCACGACCAAGCTGCAGGACCCCAAGGAATATCCCGTGCTGGACAACGCCTTCGTGCGCGTGGCGGGCAAGGCCAACAGCGCCATCGACGACTCGGTCACCCCGGCGGAGCTCAGAAAGGCCATGCGCGAACAGGTCTTCACCATTTCCGGGGACTATGCCCTGGCCTACATCCCGGTGAAGGACTACCAGGGGCGGCCCATCGGGGTTATTGCCCTGGCCCAGGACATCTCCAGCCAGAACGCCATTCTGGACAATGCCATCATGGTGGTCCTGGCCATCTTCCTCTGCGCGGTGCTGATCCCCATCCTCTCCGTGCTGGGGGTGCTGCCTTTTGCGGTCTTCCGGCCGTTGACCAAGATCCGCAGGTTTGCCGAGGACGTGGCCCGGGGCAACCTCTCCAGCAGCGTGGAGCTGAAGGGCAATGACGAGATCTGCCGGATTCACGAGTCCGTGAAGCAGATTCCGGCCAGCATTTCGGCGCTGATCTCGGACTGCGAGGAGACGGCGGAGCAGGTGCGCAAAGGGGTCATGAACGCCCGGGGCGACGCCGCACGCTATGAGGGGGCCTATGCCGAACTGGTCGGGAGCGTGAACGCCCTGGCCGACACCTTCACCAGTATTTTCGACACATTGCCCTTCCCCATGTTCACCATCGACAGGGACTGCAACCTGCAATACGTGAACCGCCAGACAGAGCTCTGCGCGGGAAGGCAGGGTTCCGCGCTGCTGGGCTCCAAGTGCCACGACGCCTTCAGCACGAGCGATTGCCGGACCAGCAACTGCATCTGCGACAAGGCCATGCGCACGGTGGAAAACCAGAGCGGCGCAACGCAGGCGACCACCAGCGACGGCGTGCTGGAGGTGAAGAACTACGCCATCCCGCTCAAGGACGCCAAGGGCGGCGTGTCCGGGGCCATGGAGATCGTCGTGGACCAGACCGACGTCATCGAGTCCCACCGCAAGATGCGGCGGGTGGCCAACGAGGCCGAGCAGCTTTCCCAGCGCATGACGGCCGCCGCCGAGCAGCTTTCCGCCCAGGTGGAGGGTTCCAGGGACGGCGCGGAAGAGCAGACCCGGCGGACCGTGGAAACCGCCACGGCCATGGAGCAGATGAACAGCACCGTGCTGGAGGTCGCCCAGAACGCCACGCATGCCGCGGAAAACACCGAGCTGACCCGGAAGCAGGCCCAGGAGGGCAGCGACATCGTGGTGCAGGTCGTCTCGTCCGTGAACGACGTGCAGCAGCTCGCCTCCCTGCTCAAGGAAAACATGGGTGAGCTGGGGCGGCAGGCCGACGGCATCGGCCGGGTCATGACCGTGATCACCGACATTGCCGACCAGACGAACCTGCTGGCTCTCAACGCCGCCATCGAGGCCGCGCGGGCCGGGGATGCCGGACGCGGGTTCGCCGTGGTGGCCGACGAGGTGCGCAAGCTCGCGGAAAAGACCATGCTTGCGACCAAGGAGGTGGGCGAGTCCATCAACGCCATCCAGAGCGTGACCCAGCGCAACATCGCCGAAACCGACAAGGTGGCCGGAGTGGTCGGGAACTGCACGCGCCTGGCCGAAACCGCCGGGCATTCCCTGGTGGAGATCGTGGACCTTTCCAGGAATTCCGCGGACCAGGTGCGCGGAATCGCCACGGCGGCGGAAGAGCAGTCGGCCGCGTCGGAACAGATCACCCGCTCCACCGAGGAGATCCACAAGATATCCGAGGACACGCGAGACGCCATGAGCCAGGCCGTGCAGGCCTGCTCCGAGCTTTCGCATATCGCCCACGAGCTCAATACGCTTATTTCCGACTTGAGTTCGGAATAA
- a CDS encoding twin-arginine translocation signal domain-containing protein, whose protein sequence is MSEMQRRDFLKFGLAAGAMAAVATFPAKPAKAAYTRATVEQINEMTPQQMAEASGLVMAGWESLQATAAKIRNPRIRATVQDILSNPAPTVMKKIGSSEKKEIHRELTAKGLLKDVSQADFLPPAKSASKAPQPFYSAPGSGYGSHHSYPGGLITHTDVNVRVSMALYEGYRDVYDYLLDRDVVIASQLLHDLHKPWVFQWDRDGASRNERALAGTGEHHPLGVAESIARGLPAEVCVAQACAHNHPRTPADEAQVVGWLQTAAILNGIDPVSYGLLEAGGKTLPLPRRQEGFVCHLGDHDWVLTVPAAQWIIPEMQKIAQRDYKIGKNDVKAFNAFRNYVFSQATVMALYETYASKGEAELTRTVHSIVAPA, encoded by the coding sequence ATGTCTGAAATGCAACGAAGGGATTTCCTGAAGTTCGGCCTGGCCGCAGGCGCCATGGCCGCCGTGGCCACCTTCCCGGCGAAACCCGCCAAGGCCGCCTACACCCGCGCCACCGTGGAGCAGATCAACGAAATGACGCCGCAACAAATGGCCGAGGCCTCCGGCCTGGTCATGGCCGGCTGGGAAAGCCTCCAGGCCACGGCCGCCAAGATCCGCAACCCGCGAATCCGCGCCACGGTCCAGGACATCCTGTCCAACCCGGCCCCCACGGTGATGAAGAAAATCGGCTCTTCCGAGAAAAAGGAGATCCACCGGGAACTGACCGCCAAGGGGCTCCTGAAGGACGTGTCCCAAGCAGACTTCCTGCCCCCGGCCAAAAGCGCCTCCAAGGCCCCGCAGCCCTTCTATTCCGCGCCGGGCAGCGGCTACGGCAGCCACCACTCCTACCCGGGCGGGCTCATCACCCATACGGACGTGAACGTGCGCGTCTCCATGGCCCTGTACGAAGGCTACCGCGACGTCTACGACTACCTGCTGGACCGCGACGTGGTCATCGCCTCCCAGCTCCTGCACGACCTGCACAAGCCGTGGGTCTTCCAGTGGGACAGAGACGGCGCTTCCCGCAACGAACGGGCGCTGGCCGGCACCGGCGAGCACCATCCCCTGGGCGTGGCCGAATCCATTGCCCGTGGCCTGCCCGCCGAGGTCTGTGTGGCCCAGGCCTGCGCCCACAACCACCCGCGCACCCCGGCGGACGAGGCCCAGGTGGTGGGCTGGCTCCAGACCGCGGCCATCCTCAACGGCATCGACCCGGTGAGCTACGGGCTGCTGGAGGCGGGCGGCAAGACCCTGCCCCTGCCGCGCCGCCAGGAAGGGTTCGTCTGCCACCTGGGCGACCACGACTGGGTGCTCACCGTGCCTGCGGCCCAATGGATCATCCCGGAAATGCAGAAAATCGCCCAGCGCGACTACAAAATAGGCAAGAACGATGTGAAGGCCTTCAACGCGTTCCGCAACTACGTCTTTTCCCAGGCCACGGTCATGGCCCTGTACGAGACATACGCCTCCAAGGGCGAGGCCGAACTCACCCGTACCGTCCACTCCATCGTCGCCCCGGCATAA
- a CDS encoding 2-oxoacid:acceptor oxidoreductase family protein has translation MARYLDAIIAGFGGQGVMLIGNLLAYAGMKDGLNVTYIPVYGPEMRGGTANCTVVLSEEEIGSPIIHSPVSLIIMNRPSLDKFQPRLKDGGVNIINSSLIDMELADADRVKCIAVPCNEIADKLGNTRMANMVALGAFIEATGIMSLQPVIDSLPNVLSERYHKLIPANTDALKAGAEVAAKA, from the coding sequence ATGGCTCGCTATCTCGACGCAATCATTGCTGGTTTTGGTGGCCAGGGCGTCATGCTCATCGGCAACCTCCTGGCCTACGCGGGCATGAAGGACGGGCTGAACGTGACCTACATCCCGGTCTACGGCCCGGAAATGCGCGGCGGCACGGCCAACTGCACCGTGGTGCTCTCCGAAGAGGAGATCGGTTCGCCCATCATCCACAGCCCGGTCAGCCTGATCATCATGAACCGCCCGTCCCTGGACAAGTTCCAGCCGCGCCTCAAGGACGGCGGCGTGAACATCATCAACTCCTCGCTCATCGACATGGAACTTGCCGACGCCGACCGCGTCAAGTGCATTGCCGTGCCGTGCAACGAGATCGCCGACAAGCTCGGCAACACCCGCATGGCCAACATGGTCGCGCTGGGTGCATTCATCGAAGCGACCGGAATCATGAGCCTGCAGCCTGTCATCGACAGCCTGCCGAACGTGCTCTCCGAGCGCTACCACAAGCTCATCCCGGCCAACACAGACGCCCTGAAAGCGGGCGCCGAAGTGGCGGCAAAGGCTTAG
- a CDS encoding thiamine pyrophosphate-dependent enzyme, whose protein sequence is MSEKLVFDRPQAVIDRATHYCPGCHHGVAHRIVGELLDELEVTQDTILVTAIGCSVFLYNYLNVDAVEAPHGRAPAVATGVKAARKDKFVLTYQGDGDLASIGMAEIIHAANRGENIAVVFVNNTVYGMTGGQMAPTTLIGQRTTTCPSGRCMEHEGAPIRMTEIISSLGGVTYAARAALNNVKNIRQAKKFMRKAFQCQIEKKGFGFVELLSACPTNWKMTPIQANERIETEMIPYFPLGEFKDTLDEGGTC, encoded by the coding sequence ATGTCCGAAAAACTCGTATTCGACCGTCCCCAGGCCGTCATCGACCGCGCCACCCACTACTGCCCGGGCTGCCACCATGGCGTGGCGCACCGCATCGTGGGCGAGCTGCTCGATGAACTGGAAGTGACCCAGGACACCATCCTGGTGACCGCCATCGGCTGTTCCGTATTCCTGTACAACTACCTCAACGTGGACGCGGTGGAAGCGCCGCACGGCCGCGCTCCGGCAGTGGCCACCGGCGTCAAGGCCGCCCGCAAGGACAAGTTCGTGCTCACCTACCAGGGTGACGGCGACTTGGCCTCCATCGGCATGGCCGAAATCATCCACGCGGCCAACCGCGGCGAGAACATCGCGGTGGTCTTCGTGAACAACACGGTCTACGGCATGACCGGCGGCCAGATGGCCCCCACCACGCTCATCGGCCAGCGCACCACCACCTGCCCCAGCGGACGCTGCATGGAGCACGAGGGCGCGCCCATCCGCATGACCGAGATCATCTCCAGTCTGGGCGGCGTCACCTATGCCGCGCGCGCTGCCCTGAACAACGTCAAGAACATCCGTCAGGCCAAGAAGTTCATGCGCAAGGCCTTCCAGTGCCAGATCGAGAAAAAGGGCTTCGGTTTCGTGGAGCTGCTCTCGGCCTGCCCCACCAACTGGAAGATGACCCCCATACAGGCCAACGAGCGCATTGAAACGGAAATGATCCCCTACTTCCCGCTCGGCGAATTCAAGGACACCCTGGATGAAGGAGGTACGTGCTAA
- a CDS encoding 3-methyl-2-oxobutanoate dehydrogenase subunit VorB, producing MSKQTERIFVKGNEAVVRGALAARCKCFFGYPITPQNEIPELMSSELPKAGGEFVQAESEVAAANMLLGAGACGIRAMTSSSSPGISLKQEAISYMAGSNTPAIIVNMNRGGPGLGDIGPAQGDYYQSTRGGGHGDYRLLVLAPATGQEAYDMTIKAFDLAYKYKNPVMILGDAILGQMKEAITPWQPEGIDDEAGREWSLSGAKGREKRLIKSLYLEEGALAGQNKNLQKKYEDMQSYVEYEEFETEDADLVVCAYGSIGRIAKSAVRNLRKQGHKVGLFRPITLYPFPSAALLALAKQGKKFLTIEHNLGQMVDDVRLAIRTVADSDFAPIYPGNLPIPEDIEGPVLEWLEGK from the coding sequence ATGAGCAAGCAAACCGAACGAATTTTCGTCAAGGGCAACGAAGCGGTCGTGCGCGGCGCGCTGGCCGCCCGGTGCAAATGTTTCTTCGGCTACCCCATCACCCCCCAGAATGAAATCCCGGAACTCATGTCCTCGGAACTGCCCAAGGCGGGCGGCGAGTTCGTGCAGGCGGAGTCCGAGGTCGCGGCGGCGAACATGCTGCTGGGCGCAGGAGCTTGCGGTATCCGCGCCATGACCTCCTCTTCCAGCCCGGGCATCTCCCTGAAGCAGGAAGCCATCTCCTACATGGCCGGCTCCAACACCCCGGCAATCATCGTGAACATGAACCGAGGCGGGCCGGGCCTGGGCGACATCGGCCCCGCACAGGGCGACTACTACCAGTCCACCCGCGGCGGCGGCCACGGCGACTACCGCCTGCTGGTGCTGGCCCCGGCCACCGGGCAGGAAGCCTACGACATGACCATCAAGGCCTTTGACCTGGCCTACAAGTACAAGAACCCGGTCATGATCCTGGGCGACGCCATCCTCGGCCAGATGAAGGAAGCCATCACCCCCTGGCAGCCGGAAGGCATCGACGACGAGGCGGGCCGCGAATGGTCGCTCTCGGGCGCCAAGGGCCGCGAAAAGCGTCTCATCAAGTCCCTGTACCTGGAGGAAGGCGCTCTGGCCGGACAGAACAAGAACCTCCAGAAGAAATACGAGGACATGCAGTCCTACGTGGAATACGAGGAATTCGAGACCGAGGACGCCGATCTCGTGGTCTGCGCCTACGGCTCCATCGGACGTATCGCCAAGTCCGCGGTGCGCAACCTGCGCAAGCAGGGGCACAAGGTCGGCCTGTTCCGGCCCATCACCCTGTACCCCTTCCCCAGCGCTGCGCTGCTGGCTCTGGCAAAGCAAGGCAAGAAATTCCTGACCATCGAGCACAATCTCGGCCAGATGGTCGACGACGTGCGCCTTGCCATCCGCACGGTGGCCGACTCGGACTTCGCTCCGATCTATCCCGGCAACCTGCCCATTCCCGAAGATATCGAGGGCCCGGTCCTCGAATGGCTGGAGGGTAAGTAA
- a CDS encoding 4Fe-4S binding protein — MSRIVIQEDRCKGCLLCTTVCPAQIIVQSDRFNQSGYKVAEVPAADMEKCTGCTSCALICPDLAIKVYRTPKKKGDA, encoded by the coding sequence ATGTCGCGAATCGTGATCCAGGAGGACAGGTGCAAGGGCTGCTTGCTCTGCACGACTGTCTGTCCGGCCCAGATCATAGTCCAGTCCGACCGGTTCAACCAGAGCGGCTACAAGGTCGCCGAGGTTCCCGCAGCGGACATGGAAAAGTGCACCGGATGCACCTCCTGTGCGCTGATCTGTCCCGACTTGGCCATAAAAGTCTACAGAACCCCTAAAAAGAAGGGGGATGCATAA
- the queA gene encoding tRNA preQ1(34) S-adenosylmethionine ribosyltransferase-isomerase QueA — protein sequence MPKNDTDNVSPDFQLESYDYHLPEERIAQQPADQRDASRLLVLDRGEGSLGLAEFRELPDLLPKGALLVANNSKVIPARMFGTKPTGGRIEFLLLTPLPLIEGQQDGDWMQARVEGLLRSSKPAKKGTVITILDDLEVIPEEQGDFGKWWVTLRWRGDLERLICSTGHLPLPPYIKRPDTEADAERYQTTYADDSKAGSVAAPTAGLHFTPEVRERLAGMGFEWAQVTLYVGYGTFSPVRCPDIRDHRMHKEYIEVPRETAEAIKKAKAEGRPVIAVGTTSARTLEGMFSECKEIREFKGETDIFIYPGYEFRMVDGLLTNFHLPESSLIIMVSALAGRETILEAYKTALDNGFRFFSYGDAMLIR from the coding sequence ATGCCGAAAAACGACACCGACAACGTCTCTCCGGACTTCCAGCTGGAGAGTTACGACTACCATCTTCCCGAGGAAAGGATCGCCCAGCAGCCCGCGGACCAGCGCGACGCGTCGCGACTGCTGGTGCTGGACCGGGGCGAGGGTTCCCTGGGCCTGGCCGAATTCAGGGAGCTGCCCGACCTGCTGCCCAAGGGCGCCCTGCTGGTGGCCAACAATTCCAAGGTCATTCCGGCCCGCATGTTCGGGACCAAGCCCACGGGCGGCAGGATCGAATTTCTGCTGCTGACCCCCCTGCCCCTCATTGAAGGGCAACAGGACGGCGACTGGATGCAGGCCCGCGTGGAGGGGCTGCTGCGTTCCTCCAAGCCCGCCAAGAAGGGGACGGTCATCACCATCCTGGACGACCTGGAAGTGATCCCCGAGGAACAGGGGGATTTCGGCAAGTGGTGGGTCACTCTGCGCTGGCGCGGGGACCTGGAGCGGCTCATCTGCTCCACGGGGCACCTGCCCCTGCCCCCCTACATCAAGCGGCCCGACACCGAGGCCGACGCCGAACGCTACCAGACCACCTATGCGGACGACTCCAAGGCCGGGTCCGTGGCCGCGCCCACGGCCGGGCTCCACTTCACCCCCGAGGTGCGCGAACGCCTTGCTGGCATGGGCTTCGAATGGGCGCAGGTGACGCTGTACGTTGGCTACGGCACCTTCAGCCCGGTGCGCTGCCCGGATATCCGCGACCATCGCATGCACAAGGAATACATCGAAGTTCCACGTGAAACAGCCGAGGCCATCAAAAAGGCCAAGGCCGAGGGAAGGCCGGTCATCGCCGTGGGCACCACCAGCGCCCGCACACTGGAGGGCATGTTTTCCGAATGCAAAGAAATCCGCGAATTCAAGGGCGAAACGGATATTTTCATCTATCCCGGCTACGAATTCCGCATGGTGGACGGGCTGCTGACCAACTTCCATTTGCCAGAAAGCTCGCTAATTATTATGGTGTCGGCTCTGGCTGGAAGAGAGACGATACTCGAAGCCTACAAGACAGCCCTGGACAACGGCTTCCGGTTCTTCTCTTACGGTGACGCAATGCTCATACGTTGA
- the coaBC gene encoding bifunctional phosphopantothenoylcysteine decarboxylase/phosphopantothenate--cysteine ligase CoaBC translates to MQEHFRFAGFMGKRVHLGVSGSIAAFKALEILRLLQSADLTVSATLTESAQKFVTGLSFEALGASPVYTGMFERLGGGQESPFGHLEPGELCDAMLIAPASATTMARLAFGLGDDMLSCQALAFPGPKIVVPAMNPRMWNAPATQRNWLMLKDLGYICIEPDSGLVACKEEGKGRFPEYEEILPVVLRALSPQDLAGKKVLVTLGPTREQWDAVRFWSNPSSGTMGACMAMAAWLRGAEVTVVAGPTSMKFHSGMGVVPVQNARQMYEACHDVWADTDIACCTAAVADYRPILHGEGKFKKEGSQEGLTVRFETNPDILKSLGESKREGQKLIGFAAETSDCREEAQRKLARKNLDLIACNRIDQDGSGFGVPTNQVFVLDNEGRREQWPPLRKTEVAWRLWDHLLLA, encoded by the coding sequence ATGCAGGAACATTTCCGTTTTGCCGGGTTCATGGGCAAGCGCGTCCATCTCGGCGTTTCAGGCAGCATTGCCGCCTTCAAGGCGCTGGAAATTTTGCGCCTTTTGCAATCGGCCGATTTGACCGTTTCCGCCACGCTGACCGAATCCGCCCAGAAGTTCGTCACAGGCCTCAGCTTCGAGGCCCTGGGCGCTTCGCCGGTCTATACCGGCATGTTCGAACGCCTGGGCGGCGGCCAGGAAAGCCCGTTCGGGCACCTGGAGCCGGGTGAACTGTGCGACGCCATGCTCATTGCCCCGGCCTCGGCCACGACCATGGCCCGGCTGGCCTTCGGACTGGGCGACGACATGCTCTCCTGCCAGGCCCTGGCCTTTCCCGGCCCCAAGATCGTGGTCCCGGCAATGAATCCGCGCATGTGGAACGCTCCGGCAACCCAACGCAACTGGCTGATGCTCAAGGATCTCGGGTATATTTGTATCGAGCCCGACTCCGGCCTGGTGGCATGCAAGGAAGAGGGCAAGGGTCGCTTCCCGGAATACGAGGAGATCCTGCCCGTGGTCCTGCGCGCCCTGAGCCCACAGGACCTGGCCGGGAAAAAGGTGCTCGTCACCCTAGGCCCCACCCGCGAGCAGTGGGACGCCGTGCGCTTCTGGTCCAATCCCTCCAGCGGCACCATGGGCGCCTGCATGGCCATGGCCGCCTGGCTGCGCGGCGCAGAGGTCACGGTGGTGGCCGGTCCCACCTCCATGAAATTTCATTCCGGCATGGGCGTGGTGCCCGTGCAGAACGCCCGCCAGATGTACGAGGCCTGCCACGATGTCTGGGCCGACACGGACATTGCCTGCTGCACCGCTGCGGTGGCCGATTACCGGCCCATCCTCCACGGGGAAGGCAAATTCAAGAAGGAAGGCTCGCAGGAAGGGCTTACCGTACGCTTCGAGACCAACCCCGACATCCTCAAGTCCCTTGGGGAAAGCAAGCGGGAAGGACAGAAGCTCATCGGTTTCGCCGCCGAAACCTCCGACTGCCGTGAAGAGGCGCAGCGCAAACTGGCCAGAAAGAACCTGGACCTTATCGCCTGCAATCGCATTGACCAGGACGGCAGCGGTTTCGGCGTGCCCACCAATCAGGTCTTTGTGCTGGACAACGAAGGACGCCGGGAGCAGTGGCCCCCGCTCCGCAAAACCGAGGTTGCCTGGCGCTTATGGGATCACCTGCTTCTCGCCTAG